In one Camelus dromedarius isolate mCamDro1 chromosome 31, mCamDro1.pat, whole genome shotgun sequence genomic region, the following are encoded:
- the EIF2B1 gene encoding translation initiation factor eIF2B subunit alpha isoform X1: MADRIFQRTASCGQAGLPETVNPDFRRCQVTCEAALLRPRAVPTAPPPKRRKWNAEWRRALSVSVARSPRGCGTHPGKEGSSGPLGLHGPEGTMDSKELIEYFKSQMKEDPDMASAVAAIRTLLEYLRRDKGETIQGLRANLTSAIETLCGVDSSVAVSSGGELFLRFISLTSLEYSDYSKCKKIMIERGEIFLQRISLSRNKIADLCHTFIKDGARILTHAYSRVVLRVLEAAVAAKKRFSVYITESQPDLSGKKMAKALCHLNVPVTVVLDAAVGYIMEKVDLVIVGAEGVVENGGIINKIGTNQMAVCAKAQNKPFYVVAESFKFVRLFPLNQQDVPDKFKYKADTLKSAQTGQDLREEHPWVDYTSPSLITLLFTDLGVLTPSAVSDELIKLYL, from the exons ATGGCGGACCGGATCTTTCAGCGCACAGCCAGCTGTGGTCAGGCAGGCCTCCCGGAAACTGTTAACCCTGACTTCCGGCGCTGCCAAGTGACGTGTGAGGCGGCTTTGCTCAGGCCGCGCGCCGTACCCACGGCCCCGCCTCCAAAGCGCCGGAAGTGGAATGCAGAGTGGCGCCGCGCGCTGTCAGTCTCTGTGGCTCGGAGCCCGCGCGGTTGCGGGACCCATCCTGGCAAGGAGGGCAGCTCTGGACCCCTCGGGCTCCACGGTCCGGAGGGCACGATGGACTCCAAGG agTTAATTGAATACTTTAAGTCTCAGATGAAAGAAGATCCTGACATGGCCTCAGCAGTAGCTGCCATCCGGACTTTGCTGGAGTATTTGAGGAGAGACAAAG GGGAGACGATCCAGGGCCTGAGAGCGAACCTCACCAGCGCCATCGAAACCCTGTGCGGCGTGGACTCCTCCGTGGCTGTGTCCTCAGGCGGGGAGCTCTTCCTGCGCTTCATCAGCCTCACCTCCCTGGAATACTCC GATTACTCCAAATGTAAAAAGATCATGATTGAGCGGGGAGAGATTTTTCTGCAGAGAATATCACTGTCGAGAAATAAAATCGCAGATCTGTGCCATACTTTCATCAAAGATGGGGCG AGAATATTAACTCACGCCTACTCCAGAGTGGTCCTGAGGGTCTTGGAAGCAGCCGTGGCGGCCAAGAAGCGTTTCAGCGTGTACATTACGGAGTCACAGCCTGATCTATCAGG taAGAAAATGGCCAAAGCACTCTGCCACCTCAACGTCCCTGTCACTGTGGTCCTGGATGCTGCTGTGGG CTACATCATGGAGAAGGTGGATCTTGTTATAGTTGGTGCCGAAGGCGTTGTTGAAAACGGAGGAATTATTAACAAG ATTGGAACCAACCAGATGGCCGTGTGCGCCAAAGCACAGAACAAGCCTTTTTATGTTGTTGCAGAAAGTTTCAAGTTCGTACGGCTCTTCCCACTAAACCAGCAAGATGTCCCGGATAAGTTTAAG TACAAGGCAGATACTCTGAAGTCTGCACAGACTGGACAGGATCTCAGAGAGGAGCACCCATGGGTCGACTACACCTCCCCTTCCCTAATCACCCTGCTGTTCACAGACCTAGGGGTGCTGACGCCCTCAGCCGTCAGCGACGAACTCATCAAGCTGTACCTGTAA
- the EIF2B1 gene encoding translation initiation factor eIF2B subunit alpha isoform X2: MADRIFQRTASCGQAGLPETVNPDFRRCQVTCEAALLRPRAVPTAPPPKRRKWNAEWRRALSVSVARSPRGCGTHPGKEGSSGPLGLHGPEGTMDSKELIEYFKSQMKEDPDMASAVAAIRTLLEYLRRDKGETIQGLRANLTSAIETLCGVDSSVAVSSGGELFLRFISLTSLEYSDYSKCKKIMIERGEIFLQRISLSRNKIADLCHTFIKDGARILTHAYSRVVLRVLEAAVAAKKRFSVYITESQPDLSGKKMAKALCHLNVPVTVVLDAAVGYIMEKVDLVIVGAEGVVENGGIINKIGTNQMAVCAKAQNKPFYVVAESFKFVRLFPLNQQDVPDKFKT; encoded by the exons ATGGCGGACCGGATCTTTCAGCGCACAGCCAGCTGTGGTCAGGCAGGCCTCCCGGAAACTGTTAACCCTGACTTCCGGCGCTGCCAAGTGACGTGTGAGGCGGCTTTGCTCAGGCCGCGCGCCGTACCCACGGCCCCGCCTCCAAAGCGCCGGAAGTGGAATGCAGAGTGGCGCCGCGCGCTGTCAGTCTCTGTGGCTCGGAGCCCGCGCGGTTGCGGGACCCATCCTGGCAAGGAGGGCAGCTCTGGACCCCTCGGGCTCCACGGTCCGGAGGGCACGATGGACTCCAAGG agTTAATTGAATACTTTAAGTCTCAGATGAAAGAAGATCCTGACATGGCCTCAGCAGTAGCTGCCATCCGGACTTTGCTGGAGTATTTGAGGAGAGACAAAG GGGAGACGATCCAGGGCCTGAGAGCGAACCTCACCAGCGCCATCGAAACCCTGTGCGGCGTGGACTCCTCCGTGGCTGTGTCCTCAGGCGGGGAGCTCTTCCTGCGCTTCATCAGCCTCACCTCCCTGGAATACTCC GATTACTCCAAATGTAAAAAGATCATGATTGAGCGGGGAGAGATTTTTCTGCAGAGAATATCACTGTCGAGAAATAAAATCGCAGATCTGTGCCATACTTTCATCAAAGATGGGGCG AGAATATTAACTCACGCCTACTCCAGAGTGGTCCTGAGGGTCTTGGAAGCAGCCGTGGCGGCCAAGAAGCGTTTCAGCGTGTACATTACGGAGTCACAGCCTGATCTATCAGG taAGAAAATGGCCAAAGCACTCTGCCACCTCAACGTCCCTGTCACTGTGGTCCTGGATGCTGCTGTGGG CTACATCATGGAGAAGGTGGATCTTGTTATAGTTGGTGCCGAAGGCGTTGTTGAAAACGGAGGAATTATTAACAAG ATTGGAACCAACCAGATGGCCGTGTGCGCCAAAGCACAGAACAAGCCTTTTTATGTTGTTGCAGAAAGTTTCAAGTTCGTACGGCTCTTCCCACTAAACCAGCAAGATGTCCCGGATAAGTTTAAG ACCTAG